A region of Streptomyces sp. NBC_01788 DNA encodes the following proteins:
- a CDS encoding type IV toxin-antitoxin system AbiEi family antitoxin domain-containing protein has translation MTISSELLRRVRATASQQDWVLTTSQLKSAGADRNTVRRMIRSGQWVPLTRGSYWVGWDDRGPSLRSRVRGTLLTCGPQVVAAGTTAARLLGIEGLPKDDGTLHLAAPPGHEIRSRPGIRVHRSATPPSARMTLRGIPLTNPARTCADLLLQLPRVEAVSVLDSALHKGLLSEPDLLTIPAHLSGRPHAPRARAWLRLADARAESPLETRVRLICLDDGLPPPVLQWRIPDLEHNRSYRIDLGWPTHLVGIETDGKAPHSTPQALYQDRFRQNRLVTLLPNLTLLRFTWADTHHPPSILLPLRQALGCP, from the coding sequence ATGACAATCAGCAGTGAACTCCTCCGACGGGTCCGCGCCACTGCCTCGCAGCAGGACTGGGTGCTGACGACCTCACAACTCAAGTCAGCCGGCGCCGATCGGAACACCGTGCGGCGAATGATCAGGTCGGGTCAGTGGGTTCCGCTGACCCGGGGCAGCTACTGGGTGGGGTGGGACGACCGGGGACCGTCATTGCGTTCCCGAGTACGCGGCACTCTCCTCACCTGCGGCCCACAGGTAGTGGCCGCAGGCACCACAGCCGCCCGCCTGTTGGGCATCGAGGGCCTCCCCAAGGACGACGGCACCCTGCACCTGGCCGCTCCACCGGGCCACGAGATCCGCAGCCGCCCAGGCATCCGCGTCCACCGGAGCGCCACTCCTCCCAGTGCCCGCATGACACTGCGGGGCATCCCTCTCACCAACCCGGCCCGCACCTGCGCGGACCTCCTGCTCCAACTCCCCCGCGTCGAGGCAGTGAGCGTGCTGGACTCGGCCCTCCATAAGGGCCTGCTGTCCGAGCCTGACCTCCTCACCATCCCGGCCCACCTCTCGGGCCGCCCCCACGCGCCCAGGGCCCGGGCCTGGCTACGTCTGGCCGACGCCCGAGCCGAATCTCCCCTGGAAACCCGCGTACGCCTCATCTGCCTGGACGACGGCCTCCCCCCGCCCGTCCTCCAGTGGCGCATCCCTGACTTGGAGCACAACCGCTCCTACCGCATCGACCTGGGCTGGCCCACCCACCTGGTGGGCATCGAGACAGATGGCAAAGCCCCCCACAGCACCCCCCAGGCCCTCTACCAGGACCGCTTCCGCCAAAACCGCCTGGTCACCCTCCTCCCCAACCTCACTCTCCTGCGCTTCACATGGGCCGACACCCACCACCCCCCTTCCATTCTGCTCCCCCTCCGCCAGGCCCTTGGGTGCCCTTGA
- a CDS encoding DUF192 domain-containing protein, translating to MGRRRRDGRGRLIVHGAAPVTVPLELATSYRARTKGLLGRDAVDGAILLSPANNVHTFRMRIPIDVAYLDRDLRVLTVVTMSPNRLGLLRPRSRHVLEAEAGAMAGWGLRAGVLVTVEDEQRPMEGE from the coding sequence ATGGGACGACGCCGGCGCGACGGGCGGGGCAGGCTGATCGTGCACGGTGCGGCGCCGGTGACGGTCCCGCTGGAGCTGGCGACCTCCTACCGGGCCCGCACCAAGGGCCTGCTGGGCCGTGACGCGGTTGACGGCGCGATCCTGCTCTCCCCCGCCAACAACGTGCACACCTTCCGCATGCGCATCCCGATCGACGTCGCCTACCTCGACCGCGACCTGCGCGTCCTCACCGTCGTCACCATGAGTCCGAACCGGCTCGGTCTGCTCCGCCCGCGCTCCCGCCATGTGCTGGAGGCGGAGGCCGGGGCGATGGCGGGGTGGGGGCTGCGGGCGGGGGTGCTGGTGACGGTGGAGGACGAACAGAGGCCGATGGAGGGCGAGTAG
- a CDS encoding A24 family peptidase, protein MRVLVTVVAALWGAGTGLLLPRAAHRLSVGAGEPWSARCPDGHPITGAFGGWVGRARCTGAEAGCGAYGPSARVTAVVTALVCAALAAATGPRPEAAVWLLAAPVGVLLALVDLRVHRLPDVLTLPLAAATAALLGAAAVLPAAAGSWPTALLGGLALGAAYFVLFLVNPAGMGFGDVKLALALGAALGWYGWPVLVVGAFAGLLYGAGYGLGLVVLRRAGRKSAIALGPFMLGGALTGVLLGAFAAT, encoded by the coding sequence GTGCGCGTACTTGTGACCGTCGTGGCCGCGCTGTGGGGCGCGGGGACCGGGCTGCTGCTGCCCCGGGCCGCCCACCGGCTGTCGGTCGGCGCCGGGGAGCCGTGGAGCGCCCGGTGTCCTGACGGGCATCCGATCACCGGCGCGTTCGGCGGCTGGGTGGGCCGGGCCCGCTGCACGGGCGCGGAGGCCGGATGCGGAGCGTACGGGCCGAGCGCCCGGGTGACCGCCGTCGTGACCGCGCTCGTCTGCGCCGCGCTCGCCGCGGCCACCGGGCCCCGCCCCGAGGCGGCGGTATGGCTGCTCGCCGCGCCGGTCGGCGTGCTGCTGGCGCTCGTCGACCTCCGTGTGCACCGGCTCCCGGACGTGCTGACGCTGCCGCTGGCCGCCGCGACCGCCGCCCTGCTCGGAGCCGCCGCCGTACTGCCCGCCGCCGCGGGCTCCTGGCCCACCGCCCTGCTCGGCGGACTCGCCCTGGGCGCCGCGTACTTCGTGCTGTTCCTGGTCAACCCGGCCGGCATGGGCTTCGGCGACGTCAAGCTCGCCCTGGCGCTCGGCGCGGCCCTCGGCTGGTACGGCTGGCCGGTCCTCGTCGTCGGCGCCTTCGCCGGTCTGCTCTACGGCGCCGGCTACGGCCTGGGTCTGGTGGTACTGCGCCGGGCCGGCCGCAAGTCGGCCATCGCACTGGGGCCGTTCATGCTCGGCGGGGCCCTGACGGGGGTACTGCTGGGCGCGTTCGCGGCGACGTGA
- a CDS encoding methyltransferase domain-containing protein, with protein MTDHPHRSGRSFEELVAEGAAVPTEGWDFSWFAGRATEQRPSWGYAVSMAARLAGARAVLDVQTGGGEVLDFALGRAAAAPALLAATEGWPPNVAGATALLRPRGVVVVDSPEDAPLPFADAAFDLVVSRHPVRPHWGEIARVLEPGGTYFAQHVGPGSVFELVEYFLGPQPEESREGRHPDHERAAARAAGLEVVDLCAERLRVEFHDIGAVVHFLRKVVWMVPGFTVEAYEPRLRALHERIESRGPFVAHSTRHLFEARRSG; from the coding sequence ATGACGGACCATCCGCACCGTTCCGGCCGCTCCTTCGAGGAACTCGTCGCCGAGGGTGCCGCCGTTCCCACCGAGGGCTGGGACTTCTCGTGGTTCGCGGGCCGGGCCACGGAACAGCGGCCCTCCTGGGGGTACGCCGTCTCGATGGCCGCCCGGCTGGCCGGGGCCCGCGCCGTGCTCGACGTGCAGACCGGCGGCGGGGAGGTCCTCGACTTCGCGCTCGGACGGGCCGCGGCCGCGCCCGCTTTGCTCGCCGCCACCGAGGGCTGGCCGCCGAACGTGGCCGGGGCGACCGCACTGCTCCGCCCGCGTGGCGTCGTGGTCGTCGACTCGCCGGAGGACGCGCCGCTGCCGTTCGCCGACGCGGCCTTCGACCTCGTCGTCAGCCGGCACCCCGTACGCCCCCACTGGGGCGAGATCGCCCGCGTCCTCGAACCCGGCGGGACCTACTTCGCGCAGCACGTCGGACCCGGCAGCGTCTTCGAACTCGTCGAGTACTTCCTCGGGCCCCAACCTGAGGAGTCGCGCGAGGGCCGCCACCCCGACCACGAGCGCGCCGCCGCGCGGGCGGCCGGTCTTGAAGTCGTCGACCTGTGCGCCGAACGGCTCCGCGTGGAGTTCCACGACATCGGCGCCGTCGTGCACTTCCTGCGCAAGGTGGTCTGGATGGTTCCCGGGTTCACGGTCGAGGCGTACGAGCCCCGGTTGCGGGCGCTGCACGAACGGATCGAGTCGCGCGGACCGTTCGTGGCACACAGCACGCGTCACCTCTTCGAGGCCCGCAGGTCGGGGTGA
- a CDS encoding isoprenyl transferase, which translates to MNLRDKLRGLLVRLYARRVEGHLDPAQVPKHIGVIMDGNRRWAKAAGSTTAQGHRAGADKIEEFLGWCSETDVGVVTLWLLSTDNFDRPQEELVPLLGIIEDVVRSLAADGRWRVHHVGTMDLLPPVMQATLKEAAEATAHVDGIVVNVAIGYGGRQEIADAVRSMILDAQDQGTSMEDLAESVDIDMIGRHLYTKAQPDPDLVIRTSGEQRLSGFMIWQTAHSEYYFCDVFWPAFRKVDFLRALRDYAARGRRYGG; encoded by the coding sequence GTGAACCTGCGCGACAAGCTGCGTGGCCTGCTGGTCAGGCTGTACGCACGCCGGGTGGAGGGCCACCTGGACCCCGCTCAGGTGCCCAAGCACATCGGCGTCATCATGGACGGCAACCGGCGCTGGGCGAAGGCCGCCGGCTCGACCACCGCCCAGGGCCACCGGGCCGGCGCGGACAAGATCGAGGAGTTCCTCGGCTGGTGCAGTGAGACGGACGTCGGGGTCGTCACGCTCTGGCTGCTCTCCACGGACAACTTCGACCGGCCCCAGGAAGAACTCGTCCCGCTCCTCGGCATCATTGAGGACGTGGTGCGCTCCCTGGCCGCGGACGGCCGCTGGCGCGTCCATCACGTGGGCACCATGGACCTGTTGCCGCCGGTCATGCAGGCCACTCTCAAGGAGGCCGCGGAGGCCACCGCGCACGTCGACGGAATAGTCGTCAACGTCGCCATCGGCTACGGCGGCCGGCAGGAGATCGCCGACGCCGTGCGCTCCATGATCCTCGACGCCCAGGACCAGGGCACCTCCATGGAGGACCTCGCCGAATCCGTCGACATCGACATGATCGGCCGCCACCTGTACACCAAGGCCCAGCCCGACCCGGACCTGGTGATCCGCACCAGCGGGGAGCAGCGGCTGTCCGGATTCATGATCTGGCAGACGGCCCACTCCGAGTACTACTTCTGCGACGTCTTCTGGCCGGCCTTCCGCAAGGTCGACTTCCTGCGCGCGCTGCGCGACTACGCGGCCCGGGGCCGCCGCTACGGCGGCTGA